Proteins encoded together in one Triticum dicoccoides isolate Atlit2015 ecotype Zavitan chromosome 7B, WEW_v2.0, whole genome shotgun sequence window:
- the LOC119339472 gene encoding lysosomal Pro-X carboxypeptidase-like, translating into MPTVVVEIATVAANLKKFRERQKEEDTVVNSLATSRSAGHDPILPCHPTASSHSYCGSGEQRLQKANTPAPLAAAATSSKLPSQPPPFPAGLAPLQQHRAASSSGRYTTAATAPAKPFTAHYFPQELDHFTFTPNSSRVFSQKYLLNDTFWRRKPTAGPLFVYTGNEGDIELFAANTGFMFDIAPNFGALLVFIEHRYTSADMLGYLMSTRALADFAILITSLKQNLSPVDAPVVVFGGSYGGMLASWFRLKYPHVAIGALASSAPILQFYDITPWSSFNDVVSQDFKSESLNCFSVIKAVWDVLDERGSNETGLLELSKNFRTCKTVHSVSRLGLWLRAAFTTTAMVDYPTPANFMMNLPAYPVKEVSLKQNLSAVNAPVIVFGGSYGGMLASWFRLKYPHVAIGALASSAPILQFDDITPWSSFNDVVSQDFKSESLNCFSVIKAVWDVLDERGSNETGLLELSKTFRTCKTVHSVSRLGLWLRAAFTTTAMVDYPTPANFMMNLPAYPVKEMCKIIDTFPPGADVIDKAFAAASLYYNYTGDQKCFEVEGGDDPHALHGWGWQACTEMFMPMTVSNESMFPPSSFMPEKRSEGCFMFYGVRPRMHWITTQYGGHKIDKVLKRFGSNIILSNGMRDPWSGGGVLKKISSSIIALVTEKGAHHLDLRSATKDDPDWVVEQRRQEVEIIHGWIDQYNKDIARM; encoded by the exons ATGCCAACTGTTGTTGTCGAAATCGCTACAGTAGCCGCTAATCTGAAGAAGTTCAGAGAGAGGCAGAAGGAAGAAGACA CAGTTGTCAACTCGCTAGCTACCTCCCGATCCGCTGGCCATGATCCGATTCTGCCGTGCCATCCCACGGCCTCGTCACACAGCTATTGCGGATCGGGAGAACAG AGATTACAGAAAGCTAACACGCCCGCACCACTGGCAGCAGCAGCGACCTCCTCCAAGCTtcccagccagcctcctcctttccCTGCTGGACTCGCTCCTCTGCAGCAGCACCGGGCGGCAAGCTCGAGCGGCAGGTACACCACCGCCGCCACGGCCCCCGCGAAGCCGTTCACGGCGCACTACTTCCCGCAGGAGCTGGACCACTTCACCTTCACGCCCAACTCCTCCCGCGTCTTCTCCCAGAAGTACCTCCTCAACGACACCTTCTGGCGGCGGAAACCCACCGCCGGGCCGCTGTTCGTGTACACCGGCAACGAGGGCGACATCGAATTGTTCGCCGCCAACACCGGCTTCATGTTCGACATCGCGCCCAACTTCGGCGCCCTCCTCGTCTTCATCGAG CATCGGTACACGTCGGCCGACATGCTGGGTTACCTGATGTCCACGCGGGCGCTCGCCGACTTCGCCATCCTCATCACCAGCCTCAAGCAGAACCTTTCTCCCGTCGATGCCCCTGTCGTTGTCTTCGGCGGCTCCTATGGTGGCA TGCTGGCTTCATGGTTCAGGCTCAAGTATCCCCATGTCGCCATAGGAGCACTGGCATCCTCTGCTCCGATCCTGCAGTTCTACGACATCACCCCATGGTCTAGCTTCAACGACGTTGTCTCGCAGGACTTCAAG TCTGAGAGCCTGAATTGCTTCAGTGTCATCAAGGCAGTTTGGGATGTGCTAGATGAGAGGGGATCAAACGAGACAGGGCTCTTGGAGCTCAGCAAAAACTTCAGGACCTGCAA GACAGTGCATTCCGTTTCTCGTCTGGGGTTGTGGCTAAGGGCAGCATTCACCACCACTGCCATGGTGGACTATCCAACCCCAGCCAATTTCATGATGAATCTGCCTGCTTATCCTGTGAAGGAGGTTAGCCTCAAGCAGAACCTCTCCGCCGTCAACGCTCCCGTCATCGTCTTTGGTGGCTCCTATGGCGGCA TGCTGGCTTCATGGTTCAGGCTCAAGTATCCCCATGTCGCCATAGGAGCACTGGCATCCTCTGCTCCGATCCTGCAGTTCGACGACATCACCCCATGGTCTAGCTTCAACGACGTTGTCTCGCAGGACTTCAAG TCTGAGAGCCTGAATTGCTTCAGTGTCATCAAGGCAGTTTGGGATGTGCTAGATGAGAGGGGATCAAACGAGACAGGCCTCTTGGAGCTCAGCAAAACCTTCAGGACCTGCAA GACAGTGCATTCCGTTTCTCGTCTGGGATTGTGGCTAAGGGCAGCATTCACCACCACTGCCATGGTGGACTATCCAACCCCAGCCAATTTCATGATGAATCTGCCTGCTTATCCTGTGAAGGAG ATGTGCAAGATCATTGATACTTTTCCCCCCGGAGCAGACGTCATCGACAAAGCTTTTGCTGCGGCGAGCCTATACTACAATTACACAGGCGACCAGAAGTGCTTCGAGGTGGAGGGTGGTGATGACCCTCATGCCCTCCACGGCTGGGGCTGGCAG GCCTGCACTGAGATGTTCATGCCGATGACAGTGTCGAACGAGAGCATGTTCCCACCGTCCAGCTTCATGcctgagaagaggtccgagggctgcTTTATGTTCTACGGAGTTCGTCCAAGGATGCACTGGATCACTACTCAATATGGTGGCCAT AAAATTGACAAGGTTCTCAAGAGGTTTGGGAGCAACATCATCTTATCCAACGGGATGCGAGACCCGTGGAGTGGAGGCGG GGTGCTCAAGAAAATATCATCCAGCATCATTGCTCTCGTCACAGAGAAAG GGGCCCATCATTTGGACCTCAGATCTGCAACCAAGGATGATCCAGACTGGGTTGTAGAACAAAGGAGACAGGAAGTTGAGatcatacatggatggatagatcagtaTAACAAGGACATTGCACGGATGTAG